A window from Chitinophaga filiformis encodes these proteins:
- a CDS encoding lipocalin family protein, giving the protein MKHLTLAVLCMVAAVFAISCKTQSGATNTEQSASKGSVKGNWVITDISFDGIPRGSKVTVFDEASYNCFKGSQWILPSNNNGSYTLSSTEDGCTTATQSIVWSIYKQGGVDMFQFKKVGSGVKAKNVTEGYRVEISSLNNTSMVWRAAVSFEGKTGYIIYTLQRS; this is encoded by the coding sequence ATGAAACACCTTACACTTGCAGTATTATGCATGGTAGCCGCTGTATTTGCGATCTCCTGTAAAACCCAATCGGGAGCAACCAACACAGAACAAAGCGCCAGCAAAGGTTCCGTTAAAGGAAACTGGGTTATTACAGATATTAGTTTCGATGGAATTCCAAGAGGTTCTAAGGTGACTGTTTTTGATGAAGCATCTTACAACTGCTTTAAAGGCAGCCAGTGGATCCTGCCATCTAACAATAATGGTTCTTATACTTTATCTTCTACCGAAGACGGTTGCACGACGGCTACTCAGTCTATCGTATGGTCTATATACAAACAGGGTGGCGTAGATATGTTCCAGTTCAAGAAAGTGGGTTCCGGCGTAAAAGCCAAGAATGTAACGGAAGGTTACCGTGTAGAGATCAGCTCTCTGAACAATACTTCTATGGTATGGAGGGCAGCGGTGAGCTTTGAAGGTAAAACAGGGTACATCATATATACCCTGCAGCGTAGCTAA